The Roseimicrobium gellanilyticum genome contains a region encoding:
- a CDS encoding HAD family hydrolase, with the protein MNFSNDMPQALLFDIGNVLVRFDFTHAAQKFAAQSDATSQEVLALLAPFKDALESGRIADDDFIAQSVKRIGFRGTRAEFVEIWGDIFTANEPMIARVKQLTGQVPLYLLSNTSGLHKTWLFEKFDVFGLFAGGIYSHEARCMKPHEPIFQEAIKTFGLEPERTLYIDDLPDNIQTGRKLGFQCHQYHPDRHEEFEPVLTAFSQRV; encoded by the coding sequence TTGAATTTTAGCAACGACATGCCGCAGGCCCTGCTCTTCGACATCGGTAACGTGCTGGTACGTTTCGACTTCACGCACGCCGCCCAGAAATTCGCCGCGCAGAGTGACGCAACCAGTCAGGAGGTGCTGGCTCTGCTCGCTCCCTTCAAGGATGCCCTGGAGAGCGGACGCATTGCGGATGACGACTTCATCGCACAAAGCGTGAAGCGCATTGGATTCCGCGGGACGCGTGCGGAGTTCGTGGAAATCTGGGGCGACATCTTCACGGCGAATGAGCCGATGATCGCGCGGGTGAAGCAGCTCACAGGACAGGTACCGCTCTACCTGCTCTCCAACACCAGCGGCCTGCACAAGACATGGCTGTTTGAGAAATTCGACGTGTTCGGGCTTTTTGCAGGGGGCATCTATTCCCATGAGGCCCGGTGCATGAAGCCTCACGAACCCATCTTTCAGGAGGCCATCAAGACCTTCGGCCTGGAGCCAGAGCGCACGCTCTACATCGATGACCTGCCGGACAACATCCAGACGGGCAGGAAATTGGGCTTTCAGTGCCACCAGTACCACCCGGACCGGCACGAGGAGTTTGAGCCCGTCCTGACGGCCTTCAGCCAGAGGGTTTGA
- a CDS encoding MGDG synthase family glycosyltransferase, translated as MILLLTAGFGDGHNTAARNVRNALERLAPQEEHLVVDVFDEAHPVFAPLMKQNYQMLITRAPKAWAWFYRNSGGMKFDSKPDITAGLRNAIGELLKKHQPRAIVCTYPIYSKLLGQIKTMGHRVPPVYTVVTDSISIHPLWLIAPSDGYCVADEASKDSAVKLGAEPEKVHITGFPVSLDFLTPPKPEECISAHGRMLYLPSTGVAHVARTLESLRPLVAAGVRLTLPVGKHASRLHHVVRSFTDSLPKADIEVMGWTNQIPKLLQTHDFVICKAGGAILHESLAATCPAIIDYVVPGQEEGNAELLTSHGCGVTTRTPEETGREAAKMLEHNRAEARRMKANMLAHSMPDAAMRIAHVVLDHSRPA; from the coding sequence GTGATACTTCTACTCACGGCAGGCTTCGGCGACGGACACAACACGGCGGCGCGCAATGTGCGCAACGCGCTGGAACGTCTCGCTCCCCAGGAAGAACACCTGGTGGTGGATGTCTTTGATGAGGCGCATCCAGTCTTCGCGCCCCTGATGAAGCAGAACTACCAGATGCTGATCACACGTGCTCCAAAGGCATGGGCGTGGTTCTACCGGAACAGTGGCGGGATGAAATTTGACAGCAAACCGGACATCACCGCCGGACTGCGCAATGCCATCGGGGAACTGCTGAAGAAGCACCAGCCGCGTGCCATCGTCTGCACCTACCCCATTTACTCGAAGCTGCTGGGGCAGATCAAGACCATGGGGCACCGTGTGCCGCCGGTGTACACGGTGGTCACGGACTCCATCAGCATCCATCCCCTGTGGCTGATCGCCCCCAGTGATGGCTACTGCGTGGCTGATGAGGCCTCCAAGGACAGTGCAGTGAAACTGGGCGCGGAACCGGAGAAGGTTCACATCACCGGTTTTCCAGTCAGCCTGGATTTCCTGACACCACCGAAGCCGGAAGAGTGCATTTCCGCCCACGGGCGCATGCTGTACCTGCCCTCCACCGGAGTAGCTCACGTCGCCAGAACGCTCGAATCCCTGCGACCGCTCGTCGCTGCCGGAGTGAGGCTGACGCTGCCGGTGGGCAAGCATGCCTCGCGCCTGCACCACGTGGTACGCAGCTTCACTGATTCCCTGCCAAAGGCGGACATCGAAGTCATGGGATGGACGAACCAGATTCCCAAGCTGCTGCAGACGCATGACTTCGTGATTTGCAAGGCAGGGGGTGCCATCCTGCATGAATCACTCGCGGCCACCTGCCCGGCCATCATCGACTATGTAGTACCTGGTCAGGAGGAGGGAAATGCGGAACTGCTCACCAGCCACGGCTGCGGGGTGACCACGCGCACTCCCGAGGAGACAGGCCGTGAAGCGGCGAAGATGCTGGAGCACAACCGCGCCGAAGCCCGCCGCATGAAAGCGAACATGCTCGCCCACAGCATGCCGGACGCGGCCATGCGCATCGCGCATGTGGTGCTGGACCATTCCCGACCCGCTTGA
- a CDS encoding TIGR01777 family oxidoreductase has translation MVIGITGASGFIGKALALAAKERGHKVVAFTRKKNGGLPNFDETRVIVPTGDKPALDPSGLDALVHLAGESVYGYWTTAKKQRIRDSRVDLTRRVVDALQACKEDGPKVFLCASGTGAYGDRGDEILTESSKRGWGFLADVCAEWEREAARAATFGTRVVYLRTGMVLGQGGGAWPVLRRVFSLRLGSRLGDGRQWVPWIHLDDEVGLILEAIENLGYSGPVNLAAPNPVTNAEMTRTIANLLNTSTFIPVPGFALKLVMGEFGSVALESARAKPEVALKNGYEFKYTDLEHALAMCV, from the coding sequence ATGGTCATCGGCATCACGGGAGCATCGGGATTCATTGGCAAGGCGCTGGCCCTCGCGGCGAAGGAGCGCGGGCACAAGGTCGTGGCCTTCACCAGAAAGAAGAACGGTGGCCTGCCCAATTTCGATGAGACCCGCGTGATTGTACCCACGGGGGATAAACCCGCGCTCGACCCCTCCGGTCTCGATGCCCTTGTGCACCTCGCCGGCGAGAGCGTGTACGGCTACTGGACTACCGCGAAAAAGCAGCGCATCCGTGACAGCCGTGTGGACCTCACCCGCCGCGTGGTGGATGCGCTCCAGGCTTGCAAAGAGGACGGCCCCAAGGTCTTCCTCTGCGCCAGTGGCACCGGAGCCTATGGTGACCGGGGCGATGAAATCCTCACCGAGTCTTCCAAGCGCGGCTGGGGATTTCTCGCGGATGTCTGTGCGGAATGGGAACGTGAAGCTGCCCGTGCGGCCACCTTTGGCACGCGTGTCGTGTATCTGCGCACTGGCATGGTGCTGGGGCAGGGTGGAGGTGCATGGCCAGTCCTGCGCCGTGTCTTCAGCCTGCGCTTGGGTTCCCGGCTGGGTGATGGCCGGCAGTGGGTGCCCTGGATTCACCTTGATGATGAGGTGGGCCTCATCCTCGAGGCCATCGAAAACCTTGGCTACAGCGGCCCGGTGAACCTCGCAGCGCCCAATCCGGTGACGAATGCGGAGATGACCCGTACCATCGCGAACCTGCTGAATACCTCCACCTTCATCCCCGTGCCCGGATTCGCCTTGAAGCTGGTGATGGGAGAGTTCGGCAGCGTGGCGCTGGAGAGTGCCCGGGCGAAGCCTGAGGTAGCCTTGAAGAATGGCTACGAGTTCAAGTACACCGACCTCGAGCACGCTCTCGCCATGTGCGTCTGA
- a CDS encoding HAD family hydrolase gives MSAAQTTIGLVYDFDQTLSPGYMTDDVVFPNYGISVEQFWKRSQALVDKEGYDNELAYLKTMLDLLTPDRPTNAELRALGPKLRLYPGLPEMFTELEALLGPDHRALGVRLEHYIISSGLRELLEGSVLRPHVKAVFGCEFAQDREGRISFPKRVIGHTTKTQFLFRINKGMLEPHEDVNDHMPSDMRPIPFQHMIYLGDGPTDVPCFTLMRRYGGNAIAVYSPGDNTRKSFRKCWQLSAHADRVKHIAPADYRAGSHLRLMLEEMISEIADGIVRRKRAEVDSSMVSAPGF, from the coding sequence ATGTCCGCCGCCCAGACCACCATTGGCCTCGTCTATGATTTCGATCAGACGCTCAGCCCCGGCTACATGACGGATGACGTCGTTTTCCCGAATTACGGCATCAGCGTCGAGCAGTTCTGGAAGCGTAGCCAGGCACTCGTGGACAAAGAGGGCTACGACAATGAGCTCGCCTACCTGAAGACCATGCTGGACCTGCTCACGCCGGACCGGCCTACCAATGCTGAGCTGCGTGCACTGGGTCCGAAGCTGCGCCTCTACCCCGGTCTCCCTGAGATGTTCACCGAGCTGGAGGCCCTGCTTGGTCCCGACCATCGGGCTCTGGGCGTGCGCCTGGAGCATTACATCATCAGCTCAGGACTTCGCGAATTACTGGAGGGCAGTGTGCTCCGTCCGCATGTGAAGGCCGTGTTCGGTTGTGAGTTCGCGCAGGATCGCGAGGGCCGCATCAGCTTCCCGAAGCGCGTCATCGGCCATACCACGAAGACGCAATTCCTCTTCCGCATCAACAAGGGCATGCTGGAGCCGCATGAGGATGTGAATGATCACATGCCCTCAGACATGCGCCCCATCCCCTTCCAGCACATGATCTATCTGGGAGATGGCCCCACGGATGTGCCGTGCTTCACCCTCATGCGCCGGTACGGTGGCAATGCCATCGCTGTCTACAGCCCGGGAGACAATACCCGGAAGAGCTTCCGCAAATGCTGGCAGCTCAGCGCGCACGCGGATCGCGTGAAACACATCGCGCCTGCTGATTACCGCGCCGGGAGCCATCTGCGCCTCATGCTGGAGGAAATGATCTCCGAAATCGCCGATGGCATCGTGCGCCGGAAACGTGCGGAGGTAGACAGCTCCATGGTGAGTGCGCCGGGGTTTTAG
- a CDS encoding beta strand repeat-containing protein → MPSLRKLGGFMSLAGSLLFSITSVSTLTAQTNTYTGATSAWSVGTNWSLGEPTAAHDVVLPGVVPASGGTITLAAGELANSLSFLNSYTLTGGNLTLTTGNISVDPTFTGTISSVLQGSVGLAKDGNGILVLGGANTFTGTVNINAGTLSISNNNNLGAASNGINFTGSGTLDVTAAVTAGRAMFIDAGIVGTMNITTGVVFRIDGVVSGGGTLSKNTSGTLVLGNAANTLSVITSAGGNLLLESSGSLGDASTTVNINGGTIGADDSGINTYTVGTLNIGGNVQFGITASGFTGSQIFSGTAVDLGGAARTLTTDEDVVFTGIVSNGSIVKAGDDFLQFNNNQNSFNGLTFSNNSSVYLGGDDVLGSGIITWAVSDGRLRSNDGTARILTNNLVLNANAIFGAASTGNLTIGKVGGTVDFGTGTRTINVDSVTTTFLSAVVNGTGMSKSGSGTAVFLASNTITGNVSIGTGNITVRGSTGKLSTGTGVVTVGDNNGNDESLTIGDAGDSLSGTVDRLSDGTTLRFNGSTSATFNGPGNSITEVIDVLDFAAGVGILTLNPAVGGEIQLNVNNATASLTRSNNNAMGVIRGTGLGQTGANSTRVIFAVAPTMLGLGGTGANTSIIPYLIGGDSTTDAPDTFLTYDAVNGVKPLADSDYSATVTGSHGQNVSVGALAETITGDASINALRLTAGGSIAMNAGADVVLRSGALLSTTTTTISGPGTLTLGESLVNGTGQGRQGVIFASANATPILLTINANVGTAGGLIVGDAGSTGHTIVLGGDNKIIGGIVLNGGTLRAGSAGALNDNYFNDLVLRAGNSTTGGALSTTLQVFGNNISVIFGGNDRLQGSTRIQNGAATAGTITILANVGNSDGNDGVLENGSGGGVLNVAKRGAFRVQLESNNSYTGSTEIFSGELRVTGSGGRLSGTTSLNIRGGGSFYTYKQSDQNVDRVNDGAAVNMHQGSFLVDQNQSAFNLAETLGALNILNGDNTIQVEASVAAQTSTLTFASLNVSSGAVVNFTNAALAGDIGIGEADDNRVIFTADPAVTLGGIMGGNVYHTKNFNTGTTQDVVNFAGYDIDTDGTGTADVETGVYAFAAYNTGEENTWTSTTVANPTADVTLTASRTIEAIRLGGGIDITMSAGQVLNLTTGGLIHNGTDSSISGGTLTAGGSADGELFIRTEDNLNTTTLTISSVIADNGSGSVSLTKTGPDNLVLSGANTYTGRTTLSGGTVSFTADSAFGTAPTSATAGHLRLYGVTLAQTADTGTITIDGNRGLELGGTTNIISTAAGSNLVYNTMGITSNGDASLTLQGDIDMAIGGNTTIGGSFTIQDGGSVISLGGTTNSIGGSLIVGQAQGTTTFNYGVAGGTLIVGANSPNTSVLEVGTRTSGTLNTSTGILNLAGSDTFIANVDRVRIGVLTVDIFPDAGTRGVVTFGTNAHITAGTEVIMSDSQNDGLQGTPSTMTFGNGTSSLTSRTITVGARKGNATISIAAGGTLNLGGFGERMLDLFIARQLATQTGVTNSGTLDFSQGTLIASIDEFVIADKSGPTSVAGSGGAGGATGTVTLGNSAHNVVANSLTMARITQAASGALAQATYNQGGGSTIILGNILLGSHDDAANGAARGTLNITGGVFTVGGNIFKAGAARSSAVIIVNGGTLDLQNQAHGDTTAGTFTGSQLIFRAGSIVDGASVTLDGVRVTTATDVGSHEDALILRDVTLDVDVFLTNATAGLGGILYEANGNGAGGIINGDVDLGTVSRDINVGNSTGANADLTMAGRITNSGSINKQGTGTLVLSNGTNNYQGTTTVSAGVLQVGLAGVGTTGTGTTTVTTTGTLAGTGTVTGSAATHVIQGTLRPGDLSGAGIGNLKFEGNLTLESTATSFFQLGSPTTPGTTYDRITGLSANDTIIVDGTISAAELNDSFFGGYTGGAGDTWQLLMDWTTINLAGFNVGTNLRTGADGVNEGDLDLPTLSAGLFWDVSNFGNNGTVSIVPEPGRALLLLLGVAGLLMRRRRPGRLA, encoded by the coding sequence ATGCCAAGCCTTCGCAAGCTGGGCGGCTTCATGTCGCTCGCAGGATCTTTGTTGTTTTCCATAACCAGCGTTTCCACGCTGACGGCGCAGACAAATACCTATACCGGCGCTACAAGCGCTTGGAGTGTGGGTACCAATTGGAGCTTGGGCGAGCCAACGGCAGCGCATGATGTGGTGCTTCCAGGCGTTGTTCCTGCAAGTGGAGGAACGATCACGCTTGCTGCGGGAGAGCTGGCGAACAGCCTTTCGTTTCTGAATTCTTACACGCTCACGGGCGGGAACCTCACGCTCACCACAGGAAATATCAGCGTGGATCCCACTTTCACTGGGACCATCAGTTCCGTACTGCAGGGTTCCGTGGGGCTTGCCAAGGATGGAAATGGGATCCTCGTGCTTGGGGGTGCGAATACCTTCACCGGTACGGTGAATATCAATGCCGGTACTCTCTCCATTTCAAACAACAACAACCTTGGGGCCGCCAGCAACGGCATCAATTTCACGGGAAGTGGCACCCTTGATGTCACTGCCGCAGTGACTGCCGGTCGTGCCATGTTCATCGACGCCGGCATTGTGGGCACGATGAATATCACCACGGGCGTTGTCTTCCGCATTGATGGGGTGGTCAGCGGAGGGGGCACTCTTTCGAAGAATACTTCCGGGACCCTCGTACTGGGCAATGCGGCGAACACCCTGAGCGTCATTACCAGTGCCGGTGGGAACCTCCTTCTCGAAAGCAGTGGATCGCTGGGTGATGCCTCCACCACGGTCAACATCAACGGCGGCACGATTGGTGCGGATGACAGTGGTATCAATACCTACACGGTAGGGACCTTGAACATCGGCGGGAATGTCCAGTTCGGGATCACGGCCTCAGGATTCACGGGGTCTCAGATCTTCAGCGGCACGGCGGTGGACTTGGGTGGAGCGGCCCGCACCCTGACCACCGACGAGGACGTGGTTTTCACCGGCATCGTGTCCAATGGCAGCATCGTGAAGGCGGGTGATGACTTCCTGCAGTTCAATAACAACCAAAACAGTTTCAACGGCCTGACTTTCAGCAACAACTCGTCTGTCTACCTCGGTGGCGATGATGTGCTTGGTTCAGGCATCATCACTTGGGCGGTGAGTGACGGACGTCTTCGGTCCAATGATGGCACGGCACGCATCCTGACGAACAACCTGGTTCTCAATGCCAATGCGATCTTCGGCGCAGCAAGCACCGGCAACCTGACGATTGGAAAGGTTGGTGGCACGGTGGACTTTGGGACAGGCACGCGCACCATCAACGTGGACTCGGTCACCACCACCTTCCTCAGCGCGGTGGTCAATGGCACGGGCATGAGCAAATCCGGCTCTGGCACGGCCGTGTTCCTTGCGAGCAATACCATCACGGGTAACGTCTCGATTGGTACGGGCAACATCACGGTGCGTGGTTCCACGGGCAAGCTGTCCACTGGTACGGGAGTTGTCACCGTGGGTGACAATAACGGCAATGATGAAAGCCTCACCATTGGTGATGCCGGAGACTCGCTGAGCGGCACGGTGGATCGTCTGTCGGATGGCACCACCCTCCGCTTCAATGGCAGCACTTCTGCCACGTTCAATGGTCCGGGGAATTCCATCACGGAAGTCATCGACGTACTCGATTTCGCCGCCGGCGTGGGCATCCTCACACTCAACCCTGCCGTGGGTGGTGAAATTCAGCTGAATGTCAACAATGCGACCGCCTCGCTCACCCGGTCCAACAACAACGCGATGGGCGTGATTCGTGGCACGGGACTCGGCCAGACAGGAGCGAACAGTACGCGTGTGATCTTCGCGGTCGCTCCGACCATGCTCGGCTTGGGAGGTACGGGAGCCAACACGAGCATCATCCCGTACTTGATTGGCGGTGACAGCACGACTGATGCTCCGGACACCTTCCTGACCTACGACGCTGTGAATGGAGTCAAGCCCCTGGCGGACTCGGACTACAGTGCCACGGTGACGGGCAGCCATGGCCAGAACGTCAGCGTGGGCGCCCTTGCAGAAACCATCACCGGAGATGCGTCCATCAACGCCCTGCGGTTGACGGCTGGAGGCTCGATTGCCATGAATGCTGGAGCCGATGTGGTGCTTCGTAGTGGCGCGCTCTTGTCGACGACGACCACGACCATCAGCGGACCTGGCACCCTGACCCTGGGTGAGTCTCTGGTGAATGGCACAGGACAGGGACGTCAGGGGGTGATTTTCGCCTCTGCAAATGCGACACCCATTCTCCTCACCATCAATGCCAACGTTGGTACTGCGGGTGGTTTGATCGTGGGAGACGCTGGGAGCACGGGCCACACCATCGTGCTGGGTGGAGACAACAAGATCATTGGCGGCATTGTCCTGAACGGTGGTACCCTCCGGGCAGGCAGCGCAGGAGCGCTGAATGACAACTACTTCAACGACCTGGTTCTGCGTGCCGGCAACAGCACCACGGGTGGAGCGCTTTCGACAACCCTTCAGGTGTTCGGCAACAACATCTCCGTCATCTTTGGGGGCAACGATCGTCTTCAGGGAAGCACCCGTATCCAGAACGGAGCTGCGACCGCCGGTACCATCACCATCCTGGCCAATGTGGGCAACAGCGATGGCAATGACGGGGTGCTCGAAAATGGAAGCGGTGGCGGGGTGCTGAACGTGGCGAAGCGTGGCGCCTTCCGCGTGCAACTGGAGTCGAACAATTCCTACACCGGCAGTACCGAGATATTCTCGGGCGAGCTTCGCGTGACGGGCTCTGGAGGGCGACTCAGTGGCACCACTTCGCTCAACATCCGTGGCGGCGGTAGCTTCTATACTTATAAGCAAAGCGACCAGAACGTGGATCGCGTCAACGATGGCGCTGCGGTGAACATGCACCAAGGCAGCTTCCTGGTGGACCAGAATCAAAGCGCATTCAACCTGGCAGAGACCTTGGGGGCGCTGAACATCCTCAACGGGGATAACACCATCCAGGTGGAAGCCTCTGTAGCGGCACAAACTTCGACGCTGACGTTTGCTTCGCTCAATGTTTCCTCGGGGGCCGTTGTGAACTTTACCAACGCTGCCCTGGCTGGTGACATCGGCATTGGTGAGGCGGACGACAACCGTGTGATCTTCACTGCGGACCCGGCGGTCACACTGGGCGGGATTATGGGTGGTAACGTCTACCACACGAAGAACTTCAACACCGGTACCACGCAGGACGTGGTGAACTTTGCCGGCTACGACATCGACACGGACGGCACCGGCACCGCCGATGTGGAGACAGGCGTGTATGCCTTTGCCGCCTATAATACAGGCGAGGAAAACACGTGGACCAGCACCACGGTGGCCAACCCAACTGCGGATGTGACGCTCACGGCAAGCCGGACCATCGAGGCCATTCGTCTCGGCGGTGGCATTGATATCACCATGAGCGCAGGACAGGTGCTCAACCTCACGACCGGTGGCCTGATCCACAATGGCACTGACAGCTCGATCTCCGGAGGCACACTCACGGCGGGTGGCTCTGCCGATGGCGAACTTTTCATCCGTACCGAGGACAACCTGAACACCACCACTCTCACGATTTCATCGGTCATTGCGGACAATGGAAGCGGCTCTGTGTCCCTTACAAAGACGGGTCCGGATAATCTGGTGCTCTCCGGGGCGAATACCTATACTGGACGTACCACCCTTTCCGGCGGCACAGTGAGCTTCACCGCGGACAGCGCATTCGGAACGGCTCCCACTTCCGCCACCGCCGGTCACCTGAGGTTGTACGGAGTGACGCTGGCGCAAACGGCCGACACAGGAACCATCACGATCGACGGAAACCGTGGGCTGGAGCTTGGAGGCACCACGAACATCATCAGTACTGCTGCGGGTTCAAACCTGGTGTACAACACCATGGGCATCACCAGCAATGGTGACGCCAGCCTCACACTTCAGGGCGACATTGACATGGCCATCGGTGGCAACACCACGATTGGTGGCAGTTTCACCATTCAGGACGGCGGTTCGGTCATTTCTCTGGGCGGCACGACCAATTCGATTGGCGGCAGCCTTATCGTAGGTCAGGCGCAGGGCACAACCACGTTCAACTATGGAGTGGCGGGAGGTACTCTGATCGTGGGAGCGAACAGCCCGAACACGTCGGTGCTTGAAGTGGGCACCCGCACCTCCGGCACGCTTAACACAAGCACTGGCATCCTGAACCTTGCAGGGTCCGATACCTTCATCGCCAATGTGGATCGTGTGCGCATTGGTGTGCTGACAGTGGATATCTTTCCAGACGCCGGTACCCGGGGTGTGGTGACATTTGGTACCAACGCGCATATCACGGCGGGTACTGAAGTGATCATGAGCGACAGCCAGAATGACGGGCTTCAGGGAACGCCCAGTACCATGACCTTCGGCAACGGTACGAGCAGCCTGACTTCACGGACCATCACCGTCGGTGCGCGCAAGGGGAATGCGACGATCTCCATCGCTGCAGGTGGCACCTTGAACCTGGGTGGCTTTGGAGAGCGCATGCTGGATCTCTTTATCGCGCGTCAACTCGCCACACAGACCGGCGTCACGAACAGCGGCACGCTGGACTTCTCCCAGGGCACTTTAATCGCCAGCATTGACGAGTTCGTCATCGCCGACAAATCCGGCCCCACCAGTGTGGCCGGCAGTGGTGGGGCGGGTGGTGCCACAGGTACAGTCACCTTGGGCAACAGCGCTCATAACGTGGTCGCCAATTCGCTTACCATGGCCCGCATCACGCAGGCTGCCTCGGGGGCTTTGGCTCAAGCAACGTATAACCAGGGTGGCGGCTCGACCATCATCCTGGGCAACATCCTCCTTGGTTCGCATGACGATGCGGCCAATGGCGCTGCCCGCGGCACGCTGAATATCACGGGTGGAGTCTTCACTGTGGGTGGGAACATTTTCAAGGCCGGCGCCGCCCGCAGTTCTGCCGTCATCATTGTGAATGGAGGCACACTCGACTTGCAGAACCAGGCTCATGGAGACACCACAGCGGGCACCTTCACTGGCAGCCAGCTGATCTTCCGCGCGGGCTCGATTGTCGATGGGGCATCTGTCACTCTCGATGGTGTGCGTGTGACTACCGCCACGGACGTGGGCAGCCATGAGGACGCGTTGATCCTGCGAGATGTGACGCTGGATGTGGATGTCTTCCTCACCAATGCCACCGCAGGCCTGGGGGGCATTCTCTATGAAGCCAATGGAAACGGCGCTGGCGGTATCATCAACGGGGATGTCGATTTGGGTACCGTGAGCCGTGACATCAATGTTGGAAACAGCACGGGAGCCAACGCAGACCTTACGATGGCCGGTCGCATCACCAACAGCGGCTCCATCAACAAGCAAGGCACCGGTACCTTGGTGCTCTCGAACGGAACCAACAACTACCAGGGCACCACCACCGTGAGCGCGGGGGTCCTGCAGGTGGGCCTCGCAGGTGTGGGCACCACGGGCACCGGGACCACGACCGTCACCACCACGGGCACTCTGGCGGGCACCGGCACAGTCACTGGTTCGGCGGCAACGCATGTGATTCAGGGTACGCTGCGTCCGGGTGACTTGAGCGGGGCTGGCATCGGCAATCTGAAGTTCGAAGGCAACCTCACGTTGGAAAGCACGGCGACCTCCTTCTTCCAGCTCGGCAGCCCAACGACCCCGGGCACTACCTACGACCGTATCACCGGCCTGAGCGCCAATGACACGATCATCGTGGACGGCACCATCAGTGCCGCAGAACTGAACGACAGCTTCTTTGGCGGCTACACGGGAGGAGCAGGGGATACCTGGCAGCTTCTCATGGACTGGACGACGATCAACCTCGCCGGCTTCAACGTGGGTACCAACCTGCGCACAGGCGCGGATGGCGTGAATGAGGGGGACCTGGACTTGCCGACCTTGAGTGCAGGCCTGTTCTGGGATGTCAGCAACTTCGGCAACAATGGGACGGTCAGCATTGTGCCGGAACCCGGGCGTGCGCTCCTGCTGCTGCTGGGTGTCGCTGGTCTGCTGATGCGCCGCCGTCGGCCCGGCCGACTGGCCTGA
- the mpl gene encoding UDP-N-acetylmuramate:L-alanyl-gamma-D-glutamyl-meso-diaminopimelate ligase encodes MFQAKHFHFLGICGTAMGSTAAALRKQGHKITGSDNAVYPPMSTMLEQCGIELMSGYKPENLPAAADEYVVGNAISRGNPEVEALLERKLPYTSMAELLRREVMQGKRNFVVTGTHGKTTTTSILAWLLEANGKNPGYLIGGVPANFEVGARFTDSEYFVIEGDEYDTAFFDKRSKFLHYLPEAVIVNNIEFDHADIFNTLDDILLSFSRLLRIVPRNGKVFVNGDEATCRSLIKDCPAPIATVGTGEGNDIKLRVTAGTPEYTDFELNGVPFRLPMVGEFNARNAAMAVCVASFAGLTDEEIRSALLTFGGIKRRQTERGKVRGITIIDDFGHHPTAIRETLRGLRQRYTGARLWALFEPRSNTSRRNALQPDLIEALKEADGSIVAAVNQPEKVPPGQLLDVDAVVAAVCAAGRQAYHEPNVDAIIARLKPLAQEGDVVIVFSNGGFDGIHQKLLDRL; translated from the coding sequence ATGTTCCAAGCCAAGCATTTTCATTTCCTCGGCATCTGTGGCACCGCCATGGGCTCCACGGCTGCCGCGCTACGCAAACAAGGCCACAAGATCACCGGCTCCGACAATGCGGTGTATCCTCCCATGTCCACCATGCTTGAGCAGTGTGGCATCGAGCTGATGAGTGGGTACAAGCCTGAGAATCTTCCTGCCGCCGCGGATGAGTATGTGGTGGGCAATGCCATTTCCCGGGGCAATCCGGAGGTGGAGGCGCTGCTGGAGCGCAAGCTTCCCTACACCTCCATGGCCGAGCTGCTCCGCCGTGAGGTGATGCAGGGCAAGCGCAACTTTGTAGTCACCGGCACGCACGGGAAGACCACCACCACCTCCATCCTCGCGTGGCTTCTGGAGGCGAATGGAAAAAATCCCGGCTACCTCATCGGTGGCGTGCCTGCGAATTTCGAAGTGGGCGCGCGATTCACGGATTCCGAGTACTTCGTCATCGAAGGGGACGAATACGACACCGCCTTCTTCGACAAGCGTTCCAAGTTCCTGCACTACCTTCCGGAGGCGGTGATTGTGAACAACATCGAGTTCGATCACGCGGACATCTTCAATACGCTGGATGACATCCTGCTCTCCTTCTCCCGTCTGCTGCGCATCGTGCCGCGCAACGGGAAGGTGTTTGTGAACGGCGACGAAGCGACCTGCCGCAGTCTCATCAAGGATTGCCCCGCGCCGATTGCCACCGTGGGCACGGGAGAGGGAAATGACATCAAGCTGCGCGTGACTGCCGGCACTCCTGAGTACACCGACTTTGAATTGAATGGTGTGCCCTTCCGCCTGCCGATGGTGGGTGAATTTAATGCACGCAATGCTGCCATGGCCGTGTGCGTGGCGAGTTTTGCAGGACTCACGGATGAAGAGATTCGCTCGGCACTCCTGACGTTCGGCGGCATCAAGAGACGCCAGACGGAGCGTGGCAAGGTGCGTGGCATCACCATCATCGATGACTTCGGGCACCATCCCACGGCCATTCGCGAGACGCTGCGTGGCCTGCGCCAGCGTTACACCGGCGCGCGTCTCTGGGCGCTTTTTGAGCCACGGTCGAATACCAGCCGTCGCAATGCCCTGCAACCTGACCTTATCGAGGCGCTCAAGGAAGCGGACGGCAGCATCGTCGCTGCGGTGAACCAGCCTGAGAAAGTTCCCCCGGGTCAGCTTCTGGATGTGGACGCCGTGGTCGCCGCCGTCTGTGCCGCAGGCCGGCAGGCCTACCACGAGCCAAACGTGGACGCCATCATCGCGCGCCTGAAGCCGCTCGCCCAAGAGGGAGATGTGGTCATCGTCTTCTCCAATGGTGGCTTCGATGGCATTCACCAGAAGCTGCTGGACAGACTGTAA